A single region of the Brachypodium distachyon strain Bd21 chromosome 3, Brachypodium_distachyon_v3.0, whole genome shotgun sequence genome encodes:
- the LOC100835111 gene encoding probable arabinose 5-phosphate isomerase codes for MGSLPVLSSPECAPPQGPRAKVAASDLAPLFDAQRRHLGHFFENLDMSQAAAFAQALLDAPGAVFFTGVGKSGIVARKLAQTLASLGFGRAGFLAPVDALHGDIGSVFPGDVLVLLSKSGASDELLALAPCARAKGAHLISLTSAASGADCPLAAACDLNVHLPLQGEVCPFGLAPVTSTAIQMVFGDTVVAAIMEARRLTRDQYASNHPAGKIGKTLIFKVKDVMKKQNELPLCKESDMIMDQLTELTSKGCGCLLVVDDEYHLIGTFTDGDLRRTLKASGPAIFNLTVGEMCNRNPRTITADAMAVEAMEKMESPPSPVQFLPVVDEKNIVSGIITLHGLVSAGL; via the exons ATGGGATCGCTCCCCGTGCTGTCCTCGCCGGAATGCGCCCCGCCGCAGGGGCCGCGGGCGAAGGTGGCGGCGTCGGACCTGGCGCCGCTGTTCGACGCGCAGCGGCGGCACCTGGGTCACTTCTTCGAGAACCTCGACATgtcgcaggcggcggcgttcgCGCAGGCGCTGCTGGACGCGCCGGGTGCCGTCTTCTTCACGGGCGTGGGCAAGTCCGGCATCGTGGCGCGGAAGCTGGCGCAGACGCTCGCGTCCCTAGGGTTCGGCCGCGCCGGGTTCCTGGCCCCCGTCGACGCGCTCCACGGCGACATCGGCTCCGTCTTCCCCGGGGACGTCCTCGTGCTGCTCTCCAAGTCGGGAGCCTCCGACGAGCTGCTCGCGCTCGCGCCCTGCGCGCGCGCCAAGGGCGCGCACCTCATCTCCCTCACCTCCGCCGCATCCGGCGCCGACtgcccgctcgccgccgcctgcgacCTCAACGTGCACCTCCCGCTGCAGGGGGAGGTCTGCCCCTTCGGCCTCGCCCCCGTcacctccaccgccatacAGATGGTCTTCGGAGacaccgtcgtcgccgccatcaTGGAGGCGCGCCGCCTCACCAGGGACCAGTACGCGTCAAACCACCCCGCCGGCAAGATCGGCAAGACCCTCATCTTCAAG GTTAAGGATGTTatgaagaaacaaaatgagCTTCCATTGTGCAAGGAGAGTGATATGATAATGGATCAACTTACTGAGCTCACTAGTAAAGGTTGTGGCTGTCTTCTTGTGGTTGATGATGAGTACCATTTGATTGGAACTTTCACTGATGGTGACCTCCGGCGTACACTCAAGGCAAGCGGGCCAGCTATTTTCAATCTCACAGTTGGAGAGATGTGCAACAG GAACCCGAGGACAATCACTGCAGATGCAATGGCGGTCGAAGCCATGGAGAAGATGGAGTCGCCCCCTTCACCTGTGCAATTCTTGCCCGTTGTCGACGAGAAAAATATCGTGTCTGGGATCATCACATTGCATGGGTTGGTCTCTGCTGGATTATAA
- the LOC100825843 gene encoding single-stranded DNA-binding protein WHY2, mitochondrial — translation MLRLSRFLPSTSRKVSDLKDVLWSGSVTFEHALSTSAANVDENASARKFASYTVFKGKAALSISPILPNFTKIESGGSRVKKNGSVMLTFFPAVGQRQYDYSKKQLFALSPTEVGSLISLGSAESCEFFHDPSMKSSHEGQVKKSLSITPLGNDNGYFVNITVLNNVQKTNERLSVPVTKAEFAVMRTALSYALPHIMGWDQALTSHPQSPTAPASKPRVERPHPDSEWER, via the exons GAAGGTCTCTGACCTAAAAGATGTTTTATGGAGTGGTTCAGTGACTTTCGAGCATGCTCTTTCGACATCGGCAGCAAATGTTGATG AGAATGCATCTGCTAGGAAGTTTGCGAGCTACACTGTGTTCAAGGGAAAGGCTGCACTTTCTATAAGTCCTATTCTGCCTAATTTCACCAAAATCGAA TCTGGAGGATCTCGAGTGAAAAAGAATGGGTCAGTAATGTTGACTTTTTTCCCAGCAGTTGGACAAAGGCAGTATGACTACTCAAAGAAGCAG CTCTTTGCTCTGTCACCTACTGAAGTCGGAAGCTTGATAAGTCTTGGGTCTGCTGAATCTTGTGAATTTTTCCATGATCCTTCCATGAAATCAAG TCATGAAGGCCAGGTGAAAAAATCATTATCAATCACTCCTCTTGGCAATGACAATGGATACTTTGTGAACATAA CTGTTCTGAACAATGTGCAGAAGACAAACGAACGTCTTTCTGTCCCTGTAACAAAAGCTGAATTTGCAGTTATGCGCACAGCATTGAGT TATGCTTTGCCGCACATCATGGGCTGGGACCAGGCCCTAACAAGTCACCCTCAAAGCCCCACGGCCCCAGCTAGCAAGCCCAGGGTGGAGCGCCCACACCCAGATTCTGAATGGGAAAGGTGA